One segment of Brassica napus cultivar Da-Ae chromosome C3, Da-Ae, whole genome shotgun sequence DNA contains the following:
- the LOC106439276 gene encoding uncharacterized protein LOC106439276: protein MYSIHVKVNIIFSHKKKNYIAVMFFSSDHPKHEFEESQQCISRGAICYLCKNKFSLVEESSNAFYCCQGCGSSFHKDCLTVTYPKCHEHTLTFIRRKIPFPCDVCGQEFPDEMYGCLQCDFFVNRHCIYLPKVIKITRHSHRLSHVLRMSDGDKVCGICRSLVDVGYGGYSCIDKTCNYFAHFDCIIRLNVWDGKDVEGEEVAASEVDDVAPLLLVEDIDGESTWRHFSHDHDLLRVVEEQESEELCQACILPTYKTGKFLRCKECDFALHETCASLPRKMEHGLHVHPLTLHVETGDGFFICSVCNQYSCGLMSYKCNQKDCGFKMDVRQRSRFTATCVQGSIDFDFKCLNLPGQVEYKCDDHPLTLYYDHEGHSSGWCEICEEIIEKRRIIYTCRHCFTTLHVDCILGKYPYLKCGNRIKVNGFEVKISSNDGASRPICQTCHRICQDKQVFNGKDQVCFCSIKCIPSQACS from the exons ATGTATTCAATACACGTAAaagttaatataattttttctcataagaaaaaaaactacattGCCGTGATGTTCTTCAGCTCTGATCACCCTAAACACGAATTTGAAGAATCTCAGCAGTGCATATCTAGAGGTGCAATTTGCTATCTTTGTAAAAACAAGTTTTCTTTGGTGGAGGAGTCGTCAAACGCCTTTTATTGTTGTCAAGGATGTGGATCCAGTTTCCACAAGGATTGTCTCACGGTAACTTATCCAAAGTGCCATGAGCATACACTAACCTTCATTCGTCGGAAGATTCCCTTCCCTTGTGATGTTTGTGGGCAAGAGTTTCCCGATGAGATGTACGGATGTTTACAGTGCGATTTCTTTGTAAATAGACATTGTATATACCTACCAAAGGTTATAAAGATCACACGTCACTCGCACCGTCTCTCTCACGTTCTCCGCATGTCTGATGGCGACAAAGTTTGTGGAATTTGTCGGTCTCTAGTTGATGTTGGGTATGGAGGATATTCTTGTATTGACAAGACATGCAATTATTTTGCACATTTTGATTGTATTATTCGCCTCAATGTGTGGGATGGCAAAGACGTTGAAGGAGAAGAGGTTGCTGCCTCTGAAGTTGATGATGTTGCGCCCTTGTTGTTGGTGGAGGATATAGATGGAGAATCAACATGGCGTCATTTTAGCCATGACCATGACCTATTGAGAGTAGTGGAAGAGCAAGAAAGTGAGGAGTTATGTCAAGCATGCATACTTCCCACTTATAAAACCGGTAAGTTCTTGCGTTGCAAGGAGTGCGACTTTGCTCTCCACGAAACGTGCGCCAGTCTTCCTCGGAAGATGGAGCACGGGTTACATGTCCATCCCCTAACTCTACATGTCGAAACCGGGGATGGATTCTTCATTTGTTCTGTGTGCAATCAATACTCTTGTGGACTCATGTCGTACAAATGCAACCAAAAAGATTGTGGATTCAAAATGGACGTAAG GCAACGTTCAAGGTTCACAGCAACATGTGTCCAAGGCAGCATCGACTTTGACTTCAAATGCCTGAATTTACCAGGACAGGTGGAATACAAGTGTGACGACCATCCACTCACCTTATACTATGATCATGAAGGTCATAGCAGTGGGTGGTGTGAGATATGTGAAGAAATTATAGAGAAAAGACGAATTATCTACACCTGCCGCCATTGCTTCACCACTCTACATGTTGACTGCATCTTAGGGAAATACCCTTATTTGAAATGTGGCAATAGGATCAAAGTGAATGGCTTCGAGGTTAAGATTTCTTCAAACGATGGTGCTTCTCGCCCCATTTGTCAAACCTGTCACCGTATTTGCCAAGACAAACAGGTTTTCAATGGAAAAGATCAAGTATGCTTCTGTTCTATCAAGTGTATTCCTTCCCAAGCTTGTTCTTAG
- the LOC106441294 gene encoding uncharacterized protein LOC106441294, producing MEKIQSCVFGDFISALVCLHVLSFATGSSVDHMTCFGDAAGRLQETALDASTKGNRYINSCLRLNEEIKGVDTLAAQLKHLGRNLDVLDTAVNKLLRPP from the exons ATGGAGAAAATTCAGAGTTGTGTGTtcg GAGATTTCATCAGTGCCCTTGTTTGTCTTCATGTTTTGAGCTTT GCTACAGGAAGCTCAGTTGATCACATGACTTGCTTTGGAGATGCAGCTGGACGCCTTCAGGAAACCG CTCTAGATGCATCCACAAAAGGGAACCGCTACATCAACTCTTGCCTCAG ACTAAACGAGGAAATTAAAGGCGTTGATACTCTGGCGGCTCAGTT AAAGCACCTGGGGAGAAATTTGGATGTTCTTGACACGGCTGTGAACAAGCTTCTCCGTCCACCATGA
- the LOC106439281 gene encoding protein yippee-like At3g11230 — MGRLFLVELEGKSYCCRHCKTDIALCDDVVSKSFQSRHGKAYLFSKVANVYTGKKEDRMMMTGVHTVFDIYCVKCGSYVGWRYEFAFEKSQKYKEGKSVLERYKVWGPDGNNYWVAQEVEAGDSDTDD; from the exons atggggagaTTGTTCTTGGTGGAATTGGAAGGCAAGTCCTACTGTTGTCGTCACTGCAAAACTGATATAGCCCTCTGCGATGATGTCGTCTCCAAG tCTTTTCAATCACGCCATGGGAAAGCTTACCTCTTCAGTAAGGT AGCGAATGTGTATACTGGGAAGAAGGAAGATAGGATGATGATGACTGGAGTGCACACCGTTTTCGATATTTACTGCGTCAAATGCGGCTCTTATGTTGGATGGAGATAT GAGTTTGCTTTTGAGAAGAGCCAAAAGTACAAGGAAGGCAAATCTGTTCTCGAAAG GTACAAGGTTTGGGGTCCGGATGGGAACAATTACTGGGTGGCTCAAGAAGTTGAAGCTGGAGATAGTGATACTGATGATTGA
- the LOC106439279 gene encoding probable sugar phosphate/phosphate translocator At3g11320, with translation MKMAANGRLFTIGIVASWYSSNIGVLLLNKYLLSNYGFKYPIFLTMCHMTACSLLSYVAIAWMKMVPMQTIRSRVQFLKIAALSLVFCVSVVFGNISLRFLPVSFNQAIGATTPFFTAVFAYLITLKKEAWLTYVTLVPVVTGVVIASGSEPSFHLFGFIMCVAATAARALKSVLQGILLSSEGEKLNSMNLLLYMAPIAVVFLLPATLIMEKNVVGITIALARDDFRIVWYLLFNSALAYFVNLTNFLVTKHTSALTLQVLGNAKGAVAVVVSILIFKNPVSVTGMLGYSLTVIGVILYSEAKKRSK, from the exons ATGAAGATGGCGGCGAACGGCCGATTATTCACGATCGGGATCGTCGCGTCGTGGTACTCGTCCAACATCGGAGTGCTGTTACTAAACAAGTACCTCCTCAGCAACTACGGGTTCAAGTACCCGATCTTCCTCACCATGTGCCACATGACCGCCTGCTCCCTCCTCAGCTACGTGGCCATCGCGTGGATGAAGATGGTCCCTATGCAGACGATCAGGTCCCGCGTCCAGTTCCTCAAGATCGCGGCGCTGAGCCTCGTCTTCTGCGTCTCCGTGGTGTTCGGGAACATCTCCCTCAGGTTTCTCCCCGTCTCGTTCAACCAGGCCATCGGCGCCACGACGCCGTTTTTCACCGCCGTGTTTGCGTATTTGATTACGTTGAAGAAGGAGGCCTGGTTGACTTATGTTACGCTCGTGCCCGTTGTCACTGGTGTTGTTATTGCTAGTGGG AGTGAACCAAGTTTCCACCTGTTTGGATTCATAATGTGCGTTGCAGCCACAGCTGCGAGAGCACTTAAATCAGTTCTTCAAGGGATTTTGCTATCTTCAGAAGG GGAGAAGCTAAACTCCATGAATCTCCTCCTCTACATGGCTCCCATAGCGGTTGTGTTCCTTCTTCCGGCTACCCTTATCATGGAGAAGAACGTTGTTGGCATCACAATTGCACTCGCCAGAGACGATTTCAGAATCGTTTGGTATCTGCTATTCAACTCGGCGCTTGCTTATTTCGTGAACTTGACTAACTTCTTAGTCACAAAACACACCAGCGCTCTGACACTCCAG GTGCTAGGAAACGCCAAAGGAGCAGTAGCAGTGGTGGTATCGATCCTAATATTCAAGAATCCTGTCTCAGTGACTGGAATGTTAGGCTACTCGCTAACTGTCATTGGAGTAATCCTCTACAGTGAAGCCAAGAAACGAAGCAAATGA
- the LOC106439277 gene encoding plant intracellular Ras-group-related LRR protein 9-like yields MAADPNPKKFPVLSYVLARLPSFTPAKSAPAFDVEQPPPSSIEIEMPHLAEPGVLASMTKAITDVAETRSVLRTLGPRPDHEAVDRARAKLNEIEGMLSESFEDIALTEAAGEDEVEKRRREMDQEKAWCESILKLDEVHGSYEKLLSEAEERLVRIYEFAEKKAKVEEGEGSVEEVEVNEEVVGILQEALANPVERVDLSGRKLSLLPEAFGRIQGLLVLNLSNNQLQAIPDSIAGLHGLAELDVSGNLLETLPDSVGLLSNLKILNVSTNKLTSLPDSICRCGSLVVLDVSFNRLTYLPTNIGFELVNLEKLMIQYNKIRSLPSSIGEMRSLTYLDAHFNELHGLPDSFVLLTNLEYLNLSSNFSDLKDLPSSFGDLISLQKLDLSNNQIHALPDTFGTLESLVELNVDQNPLVVPPKEVVNEGVVAVKMYMGKRRITMLEEEERRRVEEEMEQANAGWLTRTTSKLKSYVSDVSEYLNPSSPRDPYLEREL; encoded by the exons ATGGCGGCGGATCCTAACCCTAAAAAGTTCCCCGTCCTCTCCTACGTCTTGGCTCGCCTCCCTTCCTTCACCCCCGCCAAATCCGCCCCCGCCTTCGATGTCGAGCAGCCACCACCGTCGTCAATCGAGATCGAGATGCCTCACCTGGCCGAGCCGGGAGTCCTCGCCTCCATGACCAAAGCCATCACCGACGTCGCCGAGACCCGATCCGTCCTCCGAACCCTAGGGCCCAGGCCCGATCACGAGGCCGTCGACAGGGCGCGCGCCAAGCTAAACGAGATCGAGGGGATGCTGTCGGAGTCCTTCGAGGACATCGCGCTGACCGAGGCGGCGGGGGAGGATGAGGTTGAGAAGAGGAGGCGGGAGATGGATCAGGAGAAGGCTTGGTGCGAGTCGATTCTGAAGCTGGACGAGGTTCACGGTTCGTATGAGAAGCTGTTGAGTGAGGCGGAGGAGAGGCTAGTGAGGATTTATGAGTTCGCTGAGAAGAAAGCTAAGGTTGAAGAGGGCGAGGGTAGCGTTGAGGAGGTGGAGGTTAATGAGGAGGTTGTGGGGATACTGCAGGAGGCGTTGGCTAATCCAGTGGAGAGGGTTGATTTGTCTGGGAGGAAGCTGAGTTTGCTCCCTGAGGCGTTTGGGAGGATCCAAGGGTTGCTTGTTCTTAATCTCTCCAACAATCAGCTCCAG GCTATTCCTGATTCAATAGCAGGATTGCATGGCCTTGCTGAGTTAGATGTCTCCGGTAATCTTCTGGAGACATTACCAGATTCTGTTGGTCTACTGTCAAACTTGAAGATTCTAAATGTCTCAACTAACAAGCTCACCTCCTTGCCTGATTCCATCTGCCGTTGCGG GTCGTTGGTTGTCTTGGACGTGAGCTTCAACCGTCTCACCTACTTACCAACCAACATAGGGTTCGAGCTAGTGAATCTAGAAAAGCTCATGATCCAATACAACAAGATCCGATCCTTACCGAGCAGTATAGGCGAAATGAGATCCCTAACATACCTCGACGCCCACTTCAACGAACTCCACGGCCTTCCTGACTCTTTCGTCTTGCTCACAAACCTAGAGTACTTGAACCTAAGCAGCAACTTCAGCGACCTCAAGGATCTCCCTTCCTCCTTCGGCGACCTCATAAGCCTCCAGAAACTGGACTTGAGCAACAATCAAATCCACGCCCTCCCTGACACTTTTGGCACGCTGGAGAGCCTGGTGGAGCTGAACGTGGACCAGAACCCGCTCGTGGTCCCACCGAAGGAAGTTGTGAATGAAGGCGTGGTGGCTGTGAAGATGTACATGGGTAAGAGAAGGATCACTatgttggaagaagaagagaggaggaGAGTGGAGGAGGAGATGGAGCAGGCGAACGCTGGGTGGCTCACACGAACCACCTCTAAGCTGAAAAGTTATGTCTCAGATGTTTCTGAGTATCTAAACCCGAGTTCTCCTCGAGACCCTTACCTTGAGAGGGAACTATGA